A genomic window from Micromonospora violae includes:
- a CDS encoding cytochrome P450: MPLRTALPALIRDPLGALVDFAQDADGEVIRLNLGSFRPYLVSHPEHLQRVLRDNVANYTRDGDGLLWRPVRRIVGDAILVAEGAIWESSRGALQPLFTAKRAETLVDKMAEAINEAVDEWLEPALAGRPIDGGAELTRIVLRTTMRVLFADRISVPDALRISAALDTLTTAMLPRLLVPAVPYAVPMPGDRRFREAVRTIDAVVLPIIREARAHPTDGDDIISTLCRPRADGSEPDEYAIRGDVVAMFSTATETTIALLSWLWPVLASRPDVAERMTDEIEQVVGADRVGREHLPQLRYGRMVLDEMLRLYPAGWMIPRTAVGDDVLGGVRIKAGGSVLVSPYVTQRMSTFWNDPTLFDPERFAPELPRRRYRYSYFPFGGGPHQCLGQYLFLLEAQLIVSTVLSRYRFRLREPVDLTPRMGASLQPKQRAELILTPVERLAAS; the protein is encoded by the coding sequence ATTCCGTTACGAACCGCGCTGCCCGCGTTGATCCGCGATCCGCTGGGCGCGCTCGTCGACTTCGCGCAGGACGCCGACGGCGAGGTCATCCGGCTCAACCTCGGCTCGTTCCGCCCCTATCTGGTCAGCCACCCTGAGCACCTGCAACGCGTCCTGCGGGACAACGTTGCCAACTACACCCGGGACGGCGACGGACTGCTGTGGCGACCCGTTCGTCGGATCGTCGGCGACGCCATCCTGGTCGCCGAGGGTGCGATCTGGGAGTCCAGCCGAGGCGCCCTGCAACCGTTGTTCACCGCCAAGCGGGCCGAGACGCTCGTCGACAAGATGGCCGAGGCGATCAACGAAGCGGTCGACGAGTGGCTCGAACCGGCCCTCGCCGGTCGCCCGATCGACGGCGGTGCGGAGCTGACCCGGATCGTCCTGCGCACCACCATGCGGGTGCTCTTCGCCGACCGGATCTCGGTCCCCGATGCCCTGCGGATCAGCGCCGCGCTGGACACCCTCACCACCGCGATGCTCCCCCGACTGCTGGTGCCCGCCGTGCCGTACGCGGTGCCGATGCCCGGCGACCGGCGCTTCCGCGAGGCGGTGCGCACCATCGACGCGGTGGTGCTGCCGATCATCCGGGAGGCCCGGGCCCATCCCACCGACGGCGACGACATCATCTCCACGCTCTGCCGGCCGCGTGCCGACGGCAGCGAACCCGACGAGTACGCGATCCGCGGCGACGTGGTCGCGATGTTCTCCACCGCCACCGAGACCACCATCGCGCTGCTCTCCTGGCTCTGGCCGGTGCTGGCGTCCCGACCCGACGTGGCCGAGCGGATGACCGACGAGATCGAACAGGTCGTCGGCGCCGACCGGGTCGGCCGCGAGCACCTGCCCCAGCTGCGCTACGGCCGGATGGTGCTCGACGAGATGCTGCGGCTCTACCCGGCCGGCTGGATGATCCCGCGCACCGCGGTCGGCGACGACGTGCTGGGCGGGGTGCGGATCAAAGCCGGCGGCAGCGTGCTGGTCAGCCCGTACGTGACCCAGCGGATGTCGACGTTCTGGAACGACCCGACGCTCTTCGACCCGGAGCGGTTCGCGCCGGAGCTGCCCCGGCGGCGCTACCGCTACTCCTACTTCCCGTTCGGCGGCGGCCCGCACCAGTGCCTCGGGCAGTACCTGTTCCTGCTGGAGGCCCAGCTCATCGTCAGCACCGTGCTGAGCCGCTACCGTTTCCGGCTGCGCGAACCGGTCGACCTCACCCCTCGGATGGGCGCCTCGCTGCAACCCAAGCAACGGGCCGAGCTCATCCTCACCCCGGTCGAGCGCCTGGCCGCGTCGTGA
- a CDS encoding nitrate- and nitrite sensing domain-containing protein, producing MRSRGTSIRTKVVALLLSLVALWMFAAWVTLRDGFNLLGVQVINSKVYAPTEPLLQELQVERRLTQAYLSNPEAAQRAALEAEQAKSAGLAADFAESVRDWQVDVAGSSALDTQLGLTIAQVKALEQTRAEVLDRKIDRVAAAEAYTTAIESIFQIYDVTGSLDDKQIAGEAAALIQLNRMKELISQEDALLSGLFGNGRMSGPEYARYVSLVAAERFLGDEVRTRLADADERRFQQLVEGEEFTRLRAVQDSIIREGRPSTQLPLDAEQWRGTVEPALAEVNDVVTAGGEGIVDRATGVAVMVVVRLVLATGLGLLAVIASVVISITTARNLLRQLDRLREAAWQLADERLPRVVERLGHGEEVDVATEAPPLEFGTDEIGQVGKAFNAVQETALRTAVEQADLRRNVREVFLSLARRTQALVHRQLTLLDAMERREHDAEELEDLFRVDHLATRMRRNAENLIVLSGSTPGRAWRRNVPMVDVVRGAVAEVEDYTRVNVLPLGPVSLAGRAVGDIIHLLAELIENGLSFSPPHTTVEVRGQSVSNGFAIEIEDRGLGMSEEDLAAANHRIVDQSELNLANAARLGLYVVSRLTERHGVRVRLKESAYGGTTAVVLIPLELVTEAEASPEDSGSFRAGSAIPLPSAPATESSRPASSAPVALAAPTATAPDAPVTAAVPTDTTTAPTDEEAEADSVLPTRQRTTPTAGTPDLPTRARRGPGQPALEAPTVPTGLPAVDRARPKDRDAEPVGTGDGGPMPARAEAERTDSGLPVRVRQANIVPELRDDPAVSESDDEDVVRPPEQVRRMMSSYQTGTRRGRTDAARLLGGGSGAPAATPSEPTDEDPQAT from the coding sequence ATGCGTTCTCGCGGTACGAGTATCCGCACCAAGGTTGTCGCCCTGCTGCTCTCTCTGGTCGCGCTCTGGATGTTCGCGGCCTGGGTGACCCTGCGCGACGGCTTCAACCTGCTCGGTGTCCAGGTGATCAACAGCAAGGTCTACGCGCCGACCGAGCCGTTGTTGCAGGAGCTCCAGGTGGAGCGGCGGTTGACCCAGGCGTACCTGAGCAACCCCGAGGCCGCGCAGCGGGCGGCGCTCGAAGCCGAGCAGGCCAAGAGCGCGGGGCTGGCCGCCGACTTCGCCGAATCGGTGCGTGACTGGCAGGTCGACGTCGCCGGCAGTTCCGCACTGGACACCCAGCTCGGTCTGACGATCGCCCAGGTCAAGGCGTTGGAGCAGACCCGCGCCGAGGTGCTGGACCGCAAGATCGACCGGGTTGCCGCCGCCGAGGCGTACACGACCGCGATCGAGTCGATCTTCCAGATCTACGACGTGACGGGCAGCCTGGACGACAAGCAGATCGCCGGCGAGGCGGCGGCCCTGATCCAGCTCAACCGGATGAAGGAGCTGATCTCCCAGGAGGACGCGCTGCTCAGCGGGCTCTTCGGCAACGGCCGGATGAGCGGGCCGGAGTACGCCCGCTACGTCAGCCTGGTCGCCGCCGAGCGGTTCCTCGGCGACGAGGTCCGGACCCGCCTCGCCGACGCCGACGAGCGCCGCTTCCAGCAGCTCGTCGAAGGGGAGGAGTTCACCCGACTGCGCGCCGTGCAGGACAGCATCATCCGCGAGGGCCGCCCGTCGACCCAACTGCCGCTCGACGCCGAGCAGTGGCGCGGCACCGTGGAACCCGCGTTGGCCGAGGTCAACGATGTGGTGACCGCCGGCGGCGAGGGCATCGTGGATCGCGCCACCGGCGTCGCCGTGATGGTCGTCGTCCGACTGGTGCTCGCCACCGGTCTGGGCCTGCTCGCCGTCATCGCCTCGGTCGTCATCTCGATCACCACCGCGCGGAACCTGCTGCGCCAGCTGGACCGGCTGCGGGAGGCCGCCTGGCAGCTCGCCGACGAACGGCTGCCCCGGGTGGTGGAGCGGCTCGGGCACGGCGAGGAGGTCGACGTCGCCACCGAGGCGCCCCCGCTGGAGTTCGGCACCGACGAGATCGGCCAGGTCGGCAAGGCGTTCAACGCCGTTCAGGAAACCGCCCTGCGGACCGCCGTCGAGCAGGCCGACCTGCGTCGCAACGTCCGCGAGGTCTTCCTCAGCCTGGCCCGACGCACGCAGGCACTCGTCCACCGGCAGCTCACCCTGCTCGACGCGATGGAACGCCGCGAACACGACGCTGAGGAGTTGGAGGACCTGTTCCGGGTCGACCACCTGGCCACCCGGATGCGGCGCAACGCGGAGAACCTGATCGTGCTCTCCGGCTCCACCCCCGGTCGGGCCTGGCGGCGCAACGTCCCGATGGTCGACGTGGTGCGCGGCGCGGTGGCCGAGGTGGAGGACTACACCCGGGTCAACGTGCTGCCGCTCGGCCCGGTCTCGCTCGCCGGCCGTGCGGTCGGCGACATCATCCACCTGCTGGCCGAGCTGATCGAGAACGGCCTGTCGTTCTCCCCGCCACACACGACGGTCGAGGTCCGCGGCCAGTCGGTCTCCAACGGGTTCGCCATCGAGATCGAGGACCGGGGCCTCGGCATGAGCGAGGAGGACCTGGCCGCGGCGAACCACCGGATCGTCGACCAGTCCGAGCTGAACCTCGCCAACGCCGCCCGCCTCGGGCTGTACGTGGTGAGCCGGCTGACCGAACGGCACGGCGTACGGGTCCGGCTCAAGGAGTCCGCGTACGGCGGCACCACCGCGGTCGTGCTGATCCCGCTGGAGCTGGTCACCGAGGCCGAGGCATCCCCGGAGGACTCCGGCTCGTTCCGGGCGGGTTCGGCCATCCCGCTGCCGTCCGCGCCCGCCACGGAGAGCAGCCGTCCGGCGTCCTCCGCACCGGTCGCGCTCGCCGCACCGACGGCGACCGCGCCGGACGCACCGGTGACCGCGGCGGTGCCGACCGACACCACCACCGCACCCACGGACGAGGAGGCGGAGGCGGACAGCGTTCTCCCCACCCGACAGCGGACCACCCCGACAGCCGGCACACCGGATCTGCCCACCCGCGCCCGGCGCGGCCCGGGTCAGCCAGCCCTGGAGGCCCCGACCGTGCCCACCGGTCTGCCCGCCGTTGACCGCGCCCGACCGAAGGACCGCGACGCCGAGCCGGTCGGGACCGGTGACGGTGGTCCGATGCCGGCCCGGGCCGAGGCGGAGCGGACCGACTCGGGCCTGCCGGTCCGGGTCCGACAGGCGAACATCGTTCCCGAGTTGCGGGACGACCCGGCGGTGTCGGAGAGCGACGACGAGGATGTGGTGCGTCCACCGGAGCAGGTGCGCCGGATGATGAGCTCCTACCAGACCGGTACCCGGCGTGGTCGCACCGACGCGGCTCGACTGCTCGGCGGCGGCTCCGGCGCCCCGGCGGCGACGCCGTCCGAGCCGACCGACGAGGATCCACAAGCGACCTGA
- a CDS encoding YciI family protein translates to MMFVCSDTEPDTDPTPLPDIDKWVAENDSRGRRLSGNELGPTSAATTVRVRDGELLVSEGPFAETSEVIVGFDLLECADLDEAIEVARTHPMAREGRLELRPFADLPD, encoded by the coding sequence ATGATGTTCGTTTGCAGCGACACCGAGCCGGACACCGACCCCACCCCGCTACCCGACATCGACAAGTGGGTGGCGGAGAACGACTCTCGTGGCCGCCGCCTGAGCGGCAACGAGCTGGGGCCGACCAGCGCGGCCACCACCGTCCGGGTCCGCGACGGTGAGCTGCTCGTCTCCGAGGGGCCGTTCGCGGAGACCAGCGAGGTGATCGTGGGCTTCGACCTGCTCGAATGCGCCGATCTGGACGAGGCGATCGAGGTGGCCCGCACCCACCCGATGGCCCGCGAAGGGCGACTGGAGCTGCGCCCGTTCGCGGACCTGCCCGACTGA
- a CDS encoding roadblock/LC7 domain-containing protein, whose amino-acid sequence MTQKTASSADLTWLLDDLVGRVKQAEHAVALSTDGLMMASSQGLSRDDGEHLAAMAAGIQSLARGAGKRFGGGQVQQTIIEMQSSFLFVTAAGRNACLAVLATEDADVGLIAYEMAMLVTRVGKYVASPSRGSDQQVGER is encoded by the coding sequence GTGACCCAGAAGACGGCTTCGAGCGCCGACCTGACGTGGTTGCTGGATGACCTGGTGGGCCGGGTGAAGCAGGCCGAACACGCGGTCGCGCTCTCCACCGACGGCCTCATGATGGCCTCCTCCCAGGGGTTGAGCCGGGACGACGGCGAGCACCTCGCGGCGATGGCGGCCGGCATCCAGAGCCTCGCCCGAGGCGCCGGTAAGCGTTTCGGCGGTGGGCAGGTGCAGCAGACCATCATCGAGATGCAGTCGTCGTTCCTGTTCGTCACCGCGGCCGGGCGTAACGCCTGCCTGGCGGTGCTGGCCACCGAGGACGCCGACGTCGGCCTGATCGCCTACGAGATGGCGATGCTGGTCACCCGCGTCGGCAAGTACGTCGCGTCGCCCTCGCGTGGCAGTGATCAGCAGGTCGGCGAGAGGTAA
- a CDS encoding GTP-binding protein: MDYGHSDRPAGATPLPTAIKILVAGGFGVGKTTMVGAVSETRPLRTEEVLTESGVGIDDLSGVEGKTTTTVAMDFGRITISDDLVLYLFGTPGQDRFWFVWDELALGAIGAVVLADTRRLADCFPSIDYFEGRGTPFVVAVNCFQGARTYRLDEVQAALNLDPGVPVLLCDARQRESSKEVLVTLMEHAMKTREARRRAANGD, encoded by the coding sequence ATGGACTACGGGCACTCTGACCGGCCGGCGGGAGCGACGCCACTGCCCACCGCGATCAAGATTCTGGTCGCGGGCGGCTTCGGCGTGGGCAAGACGACCATGGTCGGCGCGGTCAGTGAAACCCGGCCGTTGCGCACCGAGGAGGTGCTGACGGAGTCGGGAGTCGGCATCGACGACCTGTCCGGGGTGGAGGGCAAGACCACCACCACCGTGGCCATGGACTTCGGCCGGATCACCATCAGCGACGACCTGGTGCTGTACCTGTTCGGCACGCCGGGGCAGGACCGGTTCTGGTTCGTCTGGGACGAGTTGGCGTTGGGCGCGATCGGGGCGGTGGTGCTGGCCGACACCCGCCGGCTCGCCGACTGCTTCCCCTCGATCGACTACTTCGAGGGTCGGGGCACACCGTTCGTGGTCGCGGTGAACTGCTTCCAGGGCGCTCGGACGTACCGGCTCGACGAGGTGCAGGCCGCGCTGAACCTGGACCCGGGTGTGCCGGTGCTGCTCTGCGACGCCCGGCAACGGGAGTCCAGCAAGGAGGTGCTCGTCACGCTGATGGAGCACGCCATGAAGACCCGCGAGGCCCGCCGCCGCGCCGCCAACGGAGACTGA
- a CDS encoding prenyltransferase/squalene oxidase repeat-containing protein codes for MSDRAVRVLVDAASTDPIADAARELVAGLCLRPWGQVAASLYETGRLVAVAPWLTGHHQRIAFLLRSQRPDGAWGPPEGYALVPTLSATDALLAALADGRGGTDLLTSVSRGLGALAGTLLAGDARTLPDTPALDLIVPALVDTINDRLAGLERAIADRLPRPPLPLPPGLNRDRLRAVRSAVAAGAALPPKLAHFYEILDAVPADAGPTLTAVGASPAATAAWLSAAGPSAGPAAHAFLRALIRDGGGPVPCPAPITVFERAWVLSGLRRAGVTINPPTSVLESLTAATAGQGIATGDGLPTDADTTAVSLDALARLGRPADPASLWAYETADGFCTWPGEDGFSVTTNAHVLDAFGQHVARHPDADPRYRRAVERLSLVLTGRQRADGAWQDRWHASPYYATVCCVQALAEFGRGAAAAEAVDRAAGWVLNSQRADGSWGRWSGTAEETAYALQVLLTVPTTVPRVDDAVARGHAYLHESVDREHPPLWYGKELYCPTVIVRAAVLAACRLTTDRASGVDRSVVDCGYQLTKTTT; via the coding sequence ATGAGTGACCGCGCCGTGCGGGTTCTCGTCGACGCGGCGAGCACCGACCCGATCGCCGACGCCGCCCGCGAACTGGTCGCCGGCCTGTGCCTGCGGCCGTGGGGGCAGGTCGCCGCGTCGCTGTACGAGACCGGGCGGTTGGTGGCCGTCGCTCCCTGGCTGACCGGGCACCACCAGCGGATCGCGTTCCTGCTGCGCAGTCAGCGTCCGGACGGGGCGTGGGGCCCACCCGAGGGGTACGCCCTGGTGCCGACGTTGAGCGCCACCGACGCGCTGCTCGCCGCCCTGGCCGACGGTAGGGGCGGGACGGACCTGCTCACGTCGGTGTCCCGTGGCCTCGGCGCGCTCGCCGGCACGCTGCTGGCCGGCGACGCGCGGACGCTGCCGGACACCCCCGCGCTGGACCTCATCGTTCCGGCGCTGGTCGACACGATCAACGACCGGCTCGCGGGGTTGGAGCGGGCCATCGCCGACCGGCTGCCCCGCCCGCCGTTGCCGCTGCCGCCCGGGCTCAACCGGGACCGGCTGCGCGCGGTGCGGTCCGCGGTGGCCGCCGGCGCGGCGCTGCCACCGAAGCTGGCCCACTTCTACGAGATCCTGGACGCGGTCCCCGCCGACGCCGGCCCCACGCTCACCGCGGTCGGCGCCTCACCCGCCGCGACCGCCGCCTGGCTGAGCGCGGCCGGACCCTCCGCCGGCCCCGCCGCGCACGCCTTCCTGCGGGCGTTGATCCGCGACGGGGGCGGCCCGGTGCCCTGCCCGGCACCGATCACGGTCTTCGAGCGGGCGTGGGTGCTCAGCGGCCTGCGTCGCGCCGGAGTCACCATCAACCCGCCGACCTCCGTCCTGGAGAGCCTGACCGCCGCCACCGCCGGCCAGGGCATCGCCACCGGCGACGGCCTGCCGACCGACGCCGACACCACGGCGGTGTCCCTCGACGCGTTGGCCCGGCTCGGGCGTCCGGCGGACCCGGCCAGCCTGTGGGCGTACGAGACGGCCGACGGTTTCTGCACGTGGCCGGGGGAGGACGGCTTCTCGGTCACCACGAACGCCCATGTGCTGGACGCCTTCGGCCAGCACGTGGCCCGGCACCCGGACGCGGACCCGCGCTATCGCCGGGCGGTCGAGCGGCTGAGCCTGGTGTTGACCGGGCGCCAGCGTGCCGACGGCGCCTGGCAGGACCGCTGGCACGCCTCGCCGTACTACGCCACCGTCTGCTGTGTGCAGGCGCTGGCCGAGTTCGGGCGGGGTGCGGCCGCCGCCGAGGCGGTGGACCGGGCTGCCGGCTGGGTGCTGAACAGTCAGCGCGCGGACGGCTCGTGGGGGCGGTGGAGCGGCACCGCCGAGGAGACGGCGTACGCCCTCCAGGTGCTGCTGACGGTGCCGACGACGGTGCCACGGGTCGACGACGCCGTGGCCCGTGGGCACGCCTACCTGCACGAATCCGTCGACCGGGAGCACCCTCCACTGTGGTACGGCAAGGAGCTGTACTGTCCGACAGTGATCGTGCGCGCCGCGGTGCTCGCCGCCTGTCGGTTGACCACCGATCGGGCCTCCGGGGTGGACCGATCGGTGGTGGATTGCGGCTACCAGCTAACAAAAACAACAACTTGA
- a CDS encoding terpene synthase family protein: protein MTDSPRPAQAGQDAVAEQGRVCALAVRGVRDLQAVTAAHPELFDAAPFDPALLSSVATTVAFIAPWHTAAELRITTRTVLWVFAADWQIDYLARSVDDVRQVVTDCLAAADGATPPPGRHLARLLADLRDELTTVPAFARLRPIWRDELARMLAAAAREWDWKNLPTDPTTGRRLPDLDRYLENADNSGSSFVNSTHWIATGDERTLAQLTDLLDAGRGVQRVLRLVNDLATQGRDAEWGDLNALSLVDDPAQVHDRLAELTARSRGDLAALAERCPRQAEYLNRQISFTGGFYQLADFWGARDE from the coding sequence GTGACCGACAGCCCGCGACCGGCGCAGGCCGGCCAGGACGCGGTCGCCGAGCAGGGCCGGGTGTGCGCACTCGCTGTGCGGGGCGTCCGCGACCTCCAGGCTGTCACCGCCGCCCACCCCGAACTGTTCGACGCCGCACCGTTCGACCCGGCGCTGCTCAGCTCGGTGGCCACCACTGTCGCCTTCATCGCGCCCTGGCACACCGCCGCCGAACTGCGGATCACCACCCGTACCGTGCTCTGGGTCTTCGCCGCCGACTGGCAGATCGACTACCTCGCCCGTTCCGTGGACGACGTCCGGCAGGTGGTGACCGACTGCCTGGCAGCGGCCGATGGCGCGACGCCCCCACCGGGGCGGCACCTGGCACGGCTCCTGGCCGACCTGCGCGACGAGCTGACGACCGTGCCGGCGTTCGCCCGGCTGCGCCCGATCTGGCGCGACGAGTTGGCCCGGATGCTCGCTGCCGCCGCTCGGGAGTGGGACTGGAAGAACCTGCCGACCGACCCGACCACCGGGCGCCGCCTGCCGGACCTGGACCGCTACCTGGAGAACGCCGACAACTCCGGCAGCTCCTTCGTCAACAGCACCCACTGGATAGCCACCGGCGACGAGCGGACGCTCGCCCAGTTGACCGACCTGCTGGACGCCGGACGGGGCGTGCAGCGGGTGCTGCGGCTGGTCAACGACCTCGCCACCCAGGGGCGCGACGCCGAGTGGGGTGACCTGAACGCCCTGTCGCTGGTCGACGACCCGGCGCAGGTGCACGACCGGCTGGCCGAGCTGACCGCCCGGTCCCGAGGGGACCTGGCCGCCCTCGCCGAACGGTGCCCCCGCCAGGCGGAGTACCTCAACCGGCAGATCTCCTTCACCGGCGGCTTCTACCAACTGGCGGACTTCTGGGGTGCGCGCGATGAGTGA
- a CDS encoding DUF742 domain-containing protein, whose amino-acid sequence MTVQGESADHQWVDDHAGPVVRPYAVTRGRARPVTGTFDLISLVTATRAEVTPEVGLGPEHLAIVGLCQRIQSVAEIAAHLDLPVGTIRVLLGDLAARSLVQVREPQTTAGLPDNSIFEAVINGLRAL is encoded by the coding sequence ATGACGGTCCAGGGGGAGTCCGCAGACCACCAGTGGGTGGATGACCATGCGGGTCCGGTGGTGCGTCCGTACGCGGTGACGCGCGGTCGGGCCCGCCCGGTCACCGGCACCTTCGACCTGATCTCCCTGGTCACGGCGACCCGAGCCGAGGTCACGCCCGAGGTGGGTCTCGGTCCCGAGCATCTGGCGATCGTCGGGCTGTGCCAGCGCATACAGTCCGTCGCCGAGATCGCCGCCCATCTCGACCTGCCGGTGGGCACCATCCGGGTGCTTCTCGGTGATCTGGCGGCCCGCAGCCTGGTACAGGTGCGCGAGCCGCAGACCACGGCCGGTCTTCCCGACAACAGCATCTTCGAGGCGGTAATCAATGGACTACGGGCACTCTGA